One genomic window of Citrobacter sp. Marseille-Q6884 includes the following:
- a CDS encoding acyltransferase family protein: MMTTVNLSITSIVLSIGVSYLVYFILGKIPKISSAMNNDGLGKYIYLDSIRGIAATLVFIHHSIMIYNFYYTGQYGPNGAFSYESQSIRNIYTYFGQASVMIFFMITGFLFFGKLLNADNNFNIKKFYESRIRRLVPAALSGFVLLFIVALLLTKKESSLPFLKLLIGWLSFGFISLPNINNSIPGWVLNAGVFWTLAIEWKFYFLLPFMSYFIHGKKTAISFLIGSFVLITLLHKINQIDKHDVVVYSCFLFGLLAALITRINSALLNIILPKRITALAVIALLIIIFKKHDNAYNLSVAVAIFAFFLIVIFNNSIFGILKSKTLSYAGKGSYSIYILHAPILNLVCGIIIPGKSYYVSLVLSACLLGLISFLNYVCVERVFMKKNTLSSSEVEKKSNISVQLSDVKSIKQ, translated from the coding sequence ATGATGACAACTGTAAACCTCAGCATTACAAGCATAGTCCTTTCTATCGGAGTTTCTTACTTAGTATATTTTATATTGGGAAAAATACCTAAAATATCGTCAGCAATGAATAATGATGGGTTAGGGAAATATATTTATCTCGACTCTATCAGAGGAATAGCAGCTACACTTGTTTTCATTCATCACTCGATAATGATATATAATTTTTACTACACAGGTCAATATGGACCAAATGGTGCTTTTAGTTACGAATCGCAGTCAATAAGAAATATTTATACATATTTCGGACAAGCATCTGTAATGATATTCTTTATGATTACTGGCTTTCTTTTTTTCGGTAAGCTATTAAATGCCGACAATAATTTCAACATTAAAAAATTCTATGAATCAAGAATAAGACGCCTTGTCCCCGCAGCTTTATCTGGATTTGTTTTACTTTTTATTGTAGCACTACTCCTTACAAAAAAAGAATCCTCACTGCCCTTTTTAAAATTATTAATAGGATGGCTGTCATTTGGTTTTATCTCGCTACCAAACATTAATAATTCAATACCAGGTTGGGTTCTTAATGCCGGAGTTTTCTGGACATTGGCCATTGAGTGGAAATTCTATTTCCTACTCCCATTTATGTCTTATTTCATTCACGGAAAAAAAACTGCCATTTCGTTTTTAATCGGCTCATTCGTCTTAATCACTCTGCTTCATAAAATCAATCAGATTGATAAACATGACGTTGTTGTTTATTCTTGCTTCTTGTTCGGACTTCTTGCCGCATTAATTACCAGAATCAATTCAGCACTTCTAAATATAATTTTACCGAAAAGAATAACCGCGTTAGCCGTTATAGCGTTATTGATAATCATTTTCAAAAAACATGATAATGCTTACAACTTATCGGTAGCTGTCGCAATATTTGCTTTCTTTTTGATTGTAATCTTTAATAATTCTATATTTGGTATACTTAAATCAAAAACTCTTTCGTATGCTGGAAAAGGCAGTTATAGTATATACATTTTACACGCTCCTATTCTTAATTTGGTTTGTGGCATTATAATACCCGGAAAATCATACTATGTCAGCCTTGTACTATCTGCATGTTTACTTGGGTTAATAAGCTTTTTAAATTACGTATGCGTTGAACGTGTTTTCATGAAGAAAAACACATTATCTAGTAGTGAAGTAGAAAAAAAGTCAAACATATCTGTGCAACTTAGTGATGTTAAAAGTATCAAACAATAG
- a CDS encoding phage tail protein, translated as MSQTVITTAFEQLKAQQAASGAAVVLDSFIFANVPNLDITSPIDPAEAIPPAAQIVHRADVTLTGVVNENAVVYSVTLGTAVGDFDFNWVGLVNKASNTLAMIVHAPVQHKVANASGVQGNVLTRSFLMEYVGAKKETQITIPAATWQIDFTARLAGMDERVRLENVDIYGQGAFLGDGFLVKRSGNNYSVTAGVGYVAGLRVSITADQALTVTTKPTKVWVDACFTGTLTSVWQVRTSATVADTLSDYVKNDVSHYVFAVAEINADGTVTDLRPKGSLSQQQASDDYLRKENNLADISDKSQVRKNISLDRFVQTGGNPNMRLILDDTSWYVYDNILKENVALALNMGGTGATDATGARTNLGLGNSATKDTGTTAGTVAAGDDSRITGALQKTGGDVTGVLRRKGLYPNILLTDDSLDDNTVGKTVGIEQNKGNLYIYFRRGDGSSNADQIHIVFPSVGGTIITTGNLPTPGDINAYTKAECDAKYQRQTRLGQESRYGSNESYIAVPTGCVMTGLDVGGGSSSETYIGYRPLQVNINGSWATINQL; from the coding sequence ATGTCACAGACAGTCATTACTACAGCGTTTGAACAGCTTAAGGCCCAGCAGGCAGCATCTGGTGCTGCCGTAGTGCTGGATAGTTTTATTTTTGCCAATGTGCCGAATCTCGACATCACCTCACCGATTGATCCGGCTGAGGCCATCCCGCCAGCGGCGCAGATTGTGCATCGTGCCGATGTTACGCTGACCGGGGTGGTGAACGAAAACGCCGTGGTGTATTCCGTTACCCTCGGGACTGCCGTGGGTGATTTCGATTTTAACTGGGTAGGTCTGGTCAACAAGGCATCAAACACCCTGGCTATGATTGTGCATGCGCCGGTGCAACACAAAGTGGCTAACGCCTCCGGTGTGCAGGGTAACGTCCTGACTCGCTCGTTCCTGATGGAATATGTCGGAGCTAAGAAAGAAACGCAAATAACCATACCGGCTGCAACATGGCAGATTGATTTCACGGCGCGTCTTGCCGGGATGGATGAGCGGGTACGACTGGAGAACGTAGACATATACGGCCAGGGGGCTTTTCTGGGGGATGGTTTTCTGGTCAAACGCAGCGGAAATAATTACAGCGTCACTGCCGGTGTTGGTTATGTTGCTGGCTTACGTGTCTCTATTACTGCGGATCAGGCTCTGACTGTCACAACTAAACCGACGAAAGTTTGGGTAGACGCTTGTTTTACTGGCACGTTGACCAGTGTCTGGCAGGTACGAACATCAGCGACAGTCGCAGATACCCTGAGTGATTATGTAAAAAATGACGTCTCGCATTACGTTTTTGCTGTAGCAGAAATTAATGCTGATGGAACAGTTACGGATTTGCGTCCAAAAGGTTCATTGTCACAACAGCAGGCCAGCGATGATTATCTTCGTAAAGAGAATAACTTAGCAGATATATCTGATAAGTCTCAGGTAAGAAAAAATATCTCTTTGGATCGTTTTGTTCAGACTGGTGGCAATCCCAATATGCGTCTGATTCTTGATGACACATCCTGGTATGTCTATGACAACATTCTGAAGGAAAATGTCGCACTGGCGCTGAACATGGGTGGCACGGGTGCCACGGATGCAACAGGAGCCAGAACTAATCTTGGTCTGGGGAATTCTGCGACTAAAGACACAGGAACAACGGCAGGAACGGTGGCGGCCGGAGATGATTCACGTATCACCGGCGCATTGCAGAAAACAGGGGGGGATGTTACAGGAGTTCTGCGTCGAAAGGGCTTATATCCCAACATATTGCTTACTGATGACTCTCTCGACGATAACACCGTGGGGAAAACAGTCGGTATCGAACAAAATAAGGGCAATCTTTACATATATTTCCGCCGTGGTGATGGTTCATCAAATGCCGATCAGATTCACATTGTATTTCCTTCAGTTGGCGGAACAATAATCACGACAGGGAATCTGCCAACTCCAGGTGATATCAACGCTTATACAAAAGCCGAATGTGACGCGAAATATCAGCGCCAGACCCGACTCGGGCAAGAGTCAAGATATGGTAGCAATGAGAGTTATATAGCGGTTCCTACAGGATGTGTAATGACAGGTCTCGATGTCGGCGGCGGCTCATCATCAGAGACATATATTGGATATCGACCGTTACAGGTAAATATCAATGGCTCATGGGCGACAATAAATCAACTATAA
- the pflB gene encoding formate C-acetyltransferase: MSELNEKLATAWEGFTKGDWQNEVNVRDFIQKNYTPYEGDESFLAGATEATTALWDSVMEGVKQENRTHAPVDFDTSVASTITSHDAGYINKALEKIVGLQTEAPLKRAIIPFGGIKMVEGSCKAYNRELDPMLKKIFTEYRKTHNQGVFDVYTKDILNCRKSGVLTGLPDAYGRGRIIGDYRRVALYGIDFLMKDKYAQFVSLQSDLENGVNLEATIRLREEIAEQHRALGQIKEMAAKYGCDISGPATNAQEAIQWTYFGYLAAVKSQNGAAMSFGRVSTFLDAYIERDIKAGKITEQDAQEMIDHLVMKLRMVRFLRTPEYDELFSGDPIWATESIGGMGVDGRTLVTKNSFRFLNTLYTMGPSPEPNITVLWSEKLPLNFKKFAAKVSIDTSSLQYENDDLMRPDFNNDDYAIACCVSPMVVGKQMQFFGARANLAKTMLYAINGGVDEKLKIQVGPKSEPIKGDVLNFDEVMDRMDHFMDWLAKQYVTALNVIHYMHDKYSYEASLMALHDRDVIRTMACGIAGLSVAADSLSAIKYAKVKPIRDEDGLAVDFEIEGEYPQFGNNDSRVDDMAVDLVERFMKKIQKLTTYRNAIPTQSVLTITSNVVYGKKTGNTPDGRRAGAPFGPGANPMHGRDQKGAVASLTSVAKLPFAYAKDGISYTFSIVPNALGKDDEVRKTNLAGLMDGYFHHEASIEGGQHLNVNVMNREMLLDAMEHPEKYPQLTIRVSGYAVRFNSLTKEQQQDVITRTFTQTM, translated from the coding sequence ATGTCCGAGCTTAATGAAAAGTTAGCCACAGCCTGGGAAGGTTTTACCAAAGGTGATTGGCAGAATGAAGTAAACGTACGTGACTTCATTCAGAAAAACTACACTCCGTATGAGGGTGACGAGTCCTTCCTGGCTGGCGCAACTGAAGCGACCACTGCACTGTGGGACAGCGTAATGGAAGGCGTTAAACAGGAAAACCGCACTCACGCGCCTGTTGACTTTGACACCTCCGTTGCTTCTACCATCACTTCTCACGACGCAGGTTACATCAACAAAGCGCTCGAGAAAATTGTTGGTCTGCAGACTGAAGCTCCGCTGAAACGTGCGATCATCCCGTTTGGCGGCATCAAAATGGTTGAAGGTTCCTGCAAAGCGTATAACCGCGAACTGGACCCGATGCTGAAAAAAATCTTCACCGAATACCGCAAAACCCACAACCAGGGTGTATTCGATGTTTATACCAAAGACATTCTGAACTGCCGTAAATCCGGTGTTCTGACTGGTCTGCCAGATGCGTATGGCCGTGGCCGTATCATCGGTGACTACCGTCGCGTTGCGCTGTACGGTATCGACTTCCTGATGAAAGACAAATACGCTCAGTTCGTTTCTCTGCAATCCGATCTGGAAAACGGCGTAAACCTGGAAGCGACTATCCGTCTGCGTGAAGAAATCGCTGAACAGCACCGCGCGCTGGGTCAGATCAAAGAGATGGCAGCTAAATACGGCTGCGATATCTCTGGTCCGGCTACCAACGCTCAGGAAGCTATCCAGTGGACCTACTTCGGCTACCTGGCCGCTGTTAAGTCTCAGAACGGTGCAGCAATGTCCTTCGGTCGCGTATCCACCTTCCTGGATGCTTACATCGAACGTGATATCAAAGCAGGCAAAATCACCGAGCAAGACGCTCAGGAAATGATTGACCACCTGGTCATGAAACTGCGTATGGTTCGTTTCCTGCGTACTCCTGAATATGATGAACTGTTCTCCGGTGACCCGATTTGGGCAACTGAATCTATCGGTGGTATGGGCGTTGATGGCCGTACTCTGGTTACCAAAAACAGCTTCCGCTTCCTGAACACCCTGTACACCATGGGTCCTTCTCCGGAGCCGAACATCACTGTTCTGTGGTCTGAAAAACTGCCTCTGAACTTCAAGAAATTCGCCGCTAAAGTGTCCATCGACACCTCTTCTCTGCAGTACGAGAACGATGACCTGATGCGTCCGGACTTCAACAACGACGATTACGCTATCGCTTGCTGCGTAAGCCCGATGGTTGTTGGTAAACAAATGCAGTTCTTCGGTGCGCGTGCAAACCTGGCGAAAACCATGCTGTACGCAATCAACGGCGGCGTTGATGAAAAACTGAAAATCCAGGTTGGTCCGAAATCTGAACCGATCAAAGGCGATGTTCTGAACTTCGACGAAGTAATGGACCGCATGGATCACTTCATGGACTGGCTGGCAAAACAGTACGTCACCGCACTGAACGTTATCCACTACATGCACGACAAGTACAGCTACGAAGCCTCTCTGATGGCGCTGCACGACCGTGACGTTATCCGCACCATGGCGTGTGGTATCGCAGGTCTGTCCGTTGCTGCTGACTCCCTGTCTGCAATCAAATATGCGAAAGTTAAACCGATTCGTGACGAAGACGGCCTGGCTGTTGACTTCGAAATCGAAGGTGAATACCCGCAGTTTGGTAACAACGACTCTCGTGTAGATGACATGGCGGTTGACCTGGTAGAACGTTTCATGAAGAAAATTCAGAAACTGACTACTTACCGTAACGCTATCCCGACTCAGTCTGTTCTGACCATCACCTCTAACGTTGTGTATGGTAAGAAAACCGGTAACACCCCAGATGGTCGTCGTGCTGGCGCGCCGTTCGGACCGGGTGCTAACCCAATGCACGGCCGTGACCAGAAAGGTGCTGTTGCCTCTCTGACCTCCGTTGCTAAACTGCCGTTTGCTTACGCTAAAGATGGTATCTCTTACACCTTCTCTATCGTTCCGAACGCACTGGGTAAAGACGACGAAGTTCGTAAGACCAACCTGGCTGGTCTGATGGATGGTTACTTCCACCACGAAGCGTCCATCGAAGGTGGTCAACACCTGAACGTTAACGTCATGAACCGCGAAATGCTGCTGGATGCGATGGAACATCCGGAAAAATATCCGCAGCTGACCATCCGCGTTTCTGGCTACGCAGTACGTTTTAACTCCCTGACTAAAGAACAGCAGCAGGACGTTATTACTCGTACCTTCACTCAGACCATGTAA
- a CDS encoding tail fiber assembly protein yields the protein MKLKHFKNFTSYQPNGDRFFELVGHFYPEQETQNDIDNRIFGGIQFLQSADGEDWYLTQNEFSTDTVKIQYNAMGIVTAITTDISGLWPFDCSVVEFSASSIPENAQADGKWQYSNGVISLGVESA from the coding sequence ATGAAACTGAAACATTTTAAAAATTTCACCAGCTATCAACCTAATGGTGACCGGTTTTTTGAACTGGTTGGCCATTTTTATCCAGAGCAGGAAACTCAGAACGATATTGACAACCGGATATTTGGGGGGATTCAGTTTTTACAATCGGCAGACGGCGAGGACTGGTATCTGACGCAAAATGAATTCAGTACCGATACAGTAAAAATACAATACAACGCTATGGGGATTGTTACTGCCATTACAACAGATATCTCTGGATTATGGCCGTTTGATTGTTCTGTCGTAGAATTTTCGGCGAGTTCCATTCCTGAGAACGCTCAGGCTGACGGTAAATGGCAATATAGTAACGGTGTCATTTCTCTTGGCGTCGAATCTGCATAA
- a CDS encoding phage baseplate assembly protein V, producing the protein MRPIKRLYLSGEEIPLVDSNLVLELSAGGRGFITAVTAEDYTGKLVRLDIGYPEMMYRWFTGYVERSQPAENGSVKLFVRELVGTLDRQVPCSFQHPTLRIITDWLGSHSGLMFTLPTGAGYTDKPIAHFTHAGTGWQLLASLGRAFSIPDYVWYQLPDGNMFTGSYAHSLLAGKPVVIPAEFNQATAAGDSMTIPMVPTLRPGAMVNGQRITMVRLMNDDMLLTWTPLDAGGKPVSKPLIQRQMEKAFPELAGGLHVPRRAVVIAHSEPVSSGNIANEFRPRYAVDLQLQDADGNPVPDTPVYKAVPVPVPMAGHDSGQFQFPPVGTLVEVAFMDGRPDKPFIRQTLPDGTSLPDVKPGEQLQQQREGVSSRVTMEGHMQRTTDQTIAETSMHREVKADTEQRTITQRDTVIHAADTTKVMGPAKLLAGAIQQASTGDYAIGTQANYVAHVGQNATTEIGGNQSVKVTGNINTEAAALTEKIAGLRKSVAAAGQQVMGPTVHIGSENVNALQMLLETIDLVKELATACASHTHPSTGTPTNATSFTGTATKAGDTRTKYQGIIA; encoded by the coding sequence ATGCGGCCAATTAAACGCCTGTATCTCTCAGGAGAAGAAATCCCCCTGGTGGACAGCAATCTTGTCCTGGAACTGTCAGCCGGTGGGCGTGGTTTTATCACGGCCGTCACAGCAGAGGATTACACCGGTAAACTGGTGCGCCTCGATATTGGTTATCCCGAAATGATGTACCGCTGGTTTACTGGTTATGTGGAACGGTCGCAACCAGCCGAGAACGGCAGCGTAAAGCTGTTTGTGCGGGAGCTTGTTGGCACGCTGGACAGACAGGTTCCCTGTTCATTTCAGCATCCCACACTGCGTATTATCACTGACTGGCTGGGCAGTCACTCCGGGCTGATGTTCACACTCCCCACTGGGGCCGGGTATACCGACAAACCCATAGCCCATTTCACGCATGCAGGTACCGGCTGGCAATTGCTGGCCAGCCTCGGTCGCGCATTCAGTATTCCTGATTATGTCTGGTATCAGTTGCCGGACGGCAATATGTTCACTGGCAGTTATGCTCACAGTCTGCTGGCCGGAAAGCCGGTGGTAATCCCTGCTGAGTTTAATCAGGCAACCGCGGCCGGCGACAGTATGACGATCCCCATGGTACCGACATTACGTCCCGGGGCGATGGTGAACGGTCAGCGTATCACCATGGTCAGGCTGATGAACGACGATATGTTGCTGACCTGGACGCCGCTCGATGCCGGCGGCAAGCCCGTCAGTAAGCCGCTTATACAACGCCAGATGGAGAAGGCTTTCCCAGAGCTGGCAGGCGGTCTGCATGTACCACGTCGTGCAGTGGTTATCGCACACAGTGAACCCGTAAGCAGCGGTAATATCGCCAACGAGTTCCGACCGCGCTATGCCGTTGATCTGCAGCTGCAGGACGCAGATGGTAATCCGGTGCCAGATACACCGGTGTATAAAGCGGTACCCGTTCCGGTACCGATGGCCGGTCACGACAGTGGCCAGTTTCAGTTCCCGCCAGTTGGTACCCTAGTTGAAGTGGCATTCATGGACGGGCGACCGGATAAACCCTTTATTCGGCAAACCCTGCCAGACGGTACCAGCCTGCCGGATGTCAAGCCCGGCGAGCAGCTTCAGCAGCAGCGCGAAGGTGTGTCCAGCCGTGTGACAATGGAAGGGCACATGCAGCGTACTACAGACCAGACTATTGCTGAAACCTCTATGCACCGTGAGGTGAAAGCTGATACCGAACAGCGAACAATTACGCAGCGCGATACCGTCATCCATGCGGCAGATACGACTAAGGTCATGGGGCCGGCGAAGTTGCTGGCCGGTGCCATTCAGCAGGCCAGCACCGGTGATTATGCGATTGGCACCCAGGCCAATTACGTGGCGCACGTGGGGCAAAACGCTACAACCGAAATTGGTGGTAACCAGTCAGTGAAGGTGACCGGGAATATCAATACGGAAGCCGCAGCACTGACAGAGAAGATTGCAGGTCTGCGCAAATCGGTAGCCGCTGCAGGTCAACAGGTCATGGGGCCGACCGTTCATATCGGGAGTGAGAACGTTAACGCCCTGCAGATGCTACTTGAGACAATTGACCTGGTGAAAGAACTGGCCACCGCATGCGCCTCGCACACTCATCCATCTACTGGCACGCCAACCAACGCAACGTCATTCACCGGCACGGCCACGAAAGCCGGGGACACACGAACAAAGTATCAGGGAATCATCGCCTGA